A region of Chiloscyllium plagiosum isolate BGI_BamShark_2017 chromosome 37, ASM401019v2, whole genome shotgun sequence DNA encodes the following proteins:
- the LOC122541265 gene encoding zinc finger protein 271-like, with amino-acid sequence MEEKQFKQEVCDQDFTQSSTLIDQQNIHTVEKSFICEVCQKAFPRSCDLLKHQRIHTGEKPFKCEVCDQAFTLSSTLVNHRRIHTGEKPFKCEVCSEGFAQASTLLYHRRIHTGEKPFTCEVCNKSFSHSSSFRKHQRIHTGERPFKCGVCDKAFTSSTSFLMHQRNHTAEKPFKCEECDMAFTQSSDLLRHQRVHTGEKPFKCEMCDKAFTRSATLVRHRRMHTGEKPFICEVCEMAFTQSSELLMHQRIHTGQKPFKCDLCDQAFTRSATLVNHRRIHTGEKPFRCEVCNQAFARSSTLVNHRRVHTGEKLFVCEVCNEGFTQSLALVNHHRIHTGETIPM; translated from the coding sequence ATGGAAGAGAAACAATTCAAGCAGGAGGTATGTGACCAAGACTTCACACAGTCATCAACACTCATAGATCAACAAAACATTCACACTGTGGAGAAGTCATTCATTTGTGAAGTTTGTCAGAAAGCTTTTCCCCGATCTTGCGATCTCCTGAAACATCAGAGGATCCACACgggagagaaaccattcaaatGTGAGGTGTGCGACCAGGCCTTCACACTATCATCGACACTTGTGAATCATCGacgcattcacactggggagaagccattcaagtGTGAGGTGTGTAGTGAGGGTTTTGCTCAAGCATCAACCCTGTTGTATCACAgacgcattcacacaggggagaagccattcacatgTGAGGTGTGCAACAAATCATTCTCGCACTCATCTTCCTTCCGAaaacaccaacgcattcacacaggggagaggccatttaagTGTGGGGTGTGTGACAAAGCCTTTACCAGCTCAACATCATTCCTGATGCACCAGAGGAACCACACAGCAGAGAAACCCTTCAAGTGTGAGGAATGTGACATGGCTTTCACACAATCCTCTGATCTCCTGAGACACCagagggtccacactggggagaaaccctTCAAGTGTGAGATGTGTGATAAAGCTTTCACCCGTTCAGCAACACTTGTGAGACACCGACGCAtgcacactggggagaaaccattcatatgtgaggtttgtgagatgGCTTTCACCCAATCCTCTGAACTCCTGATGCACCAGAGGATTCACactgggcaaaaacccttcaagtGTGATCTTTGTGACCAAGCTTTCACACGGTCAGCAACACTCGTGAATCACCGacgcattcacactggggagaagccattccgATGTGAGGTGTGCAACCAAGCTTTCGCACGGTCATCAACACTTGTGAATCACCGAcgtgttcacactggggagaagttATTTGTCTGTGAGGTGTGTAATGAAGGTTTTACACAATCATTGGCATTGGTGAATCATCAtcgcattcacacaggggaaaCCATTCCCATGTGA